GGAATTGACGCCCAACTTCCGTGAGCTCGGCGCCACCGCCCCCTGACCTCCCTCCCTTATGGGACATGACTAGACGTTGTCCGATTTTTTTCTCGGCCTTGTGGATGAGTCCCCAGGCGAACCTGTAGGACATCCCCAGCCCCTCGGCAGAGGCTTTGAGGGTTCCGACCTCCGAGATTTTCCTGAGCAGTCTGTAGAGCCCTGGCCCGAAGACCATCCCCTCGTCTGTCTCCAGCCAGAGCTTGAATGAGGGCCTGTGCCTCGGGGAGTGCGCCATGAATCCTCAGGGAAATGTGACGTTGGGAGCGGATAGCGTTTTCCCATGGAGATGCTAG
The window above is part of the Candidatus Bathyarchaeota archaeon genome. Proteins encoded here:
- a CDS encoding LysR family transcriptional regulator — encoded protein: MAHSPRHRPSFKLWLETDEGMVFGPGLYRLLRKISEVGTLKASAEGLGMSYRFAWGLIHKAEKKIGQRLVMSHKGGRSGGGGAELTEVGRQFLDEFSHVELILNELLTNWGTSERERPLVRFSAVVSGLDERDGDTLLTVAIESMEIELSIPSERAKGLKV